The proteins below come from a single Brevundimonas sp. LM2 genomic window:
- a CDS encoding HPr kinase/phosphorylase, producing the protein MTTAPIHATAVATYAQGGWRGALLRGPSGAGKSDLALRLIARGWRLIGDDYVHLWRSHGGLFAAPAQTIAGRIEARGLGILSVTHHPLCRIGLVVDCRGATVDRLPEAGSVTLAGVTLPQLDLDVRPASAVETLAHAIRRL; encoded by the coding sequence GTGACGACCGCGCCGATCCACGCCACCGCCGTCGCCACCTATGCCCAAGGAGGCTGGCGTGGCGCGCTGTTGCGAGGGCCCTCGGGTGCCGGAAAAAGCGATCTGGCCCTGCGTCTGATCGCCCGGGGCTGGCGGCTGATCGGGGACGACTATGTTCACCTCTGGCGCTCGCACGGCGGCCTGTTCGCGGCCCCGGCCCAGACGATCGCCGGTCGGATCGAAGCCCGGGGGCTCGGCATTCTGTCGGTGACCCACCACCCGCTCTGCCGGATCGGCCTGGTCGTGGACTGCCGGGGCGCGACGGTGGATCGCCTCCCGGAAGCCGGGTCGGTCACCCTGGCGGGCGTCACCCTGCCGCAACTCGATCTGGACGTTCGACCGGCATCGGCCGTCGAAACCCTGGCGCACGCCATCAGGCGGCTTTAA